A single genomic interval of Eleutherodactylus coqui strain aEleCoq1 chromosome 3, aEleCoq1.hap1, whole genome shotgun sequence harbors:
- the LOC136621848 gene encoding methylcrotonoyl-CoA carboxylase beta chain, mitochondrial-like isoform X2: MKSLPVVSNLPTNTQNYWKRLKWEEVRMRFYDTQRNRKLLVRERLKRLLDDETFLELSPFAGLGLPYGDVPAAGCLSGIGKICGIWCMFIANDATVKGGTAYPISVKKQLRAQEIAIQNRLPTVYLVDSGGAFLPLQAQLFPDKEHGGKTFYNEAIMSALKIPQVAVVCGSCTAGGAYIPTMTEEAIIVDRIGTIFLAGPPLVKAATGEDVTAEDLGGAKMHSRVSGCVDHFAPTEPEAYSRVRMIISTLNFDPEPEGAAQFEDPLYNTEELVGLAPRDYRHTLDVKLVLSRLVDGSRFLQFKADYGTTLVTGFASIEGNLVGIVASNGDLTHDASLKGSHFVQLCNQRNIPLLFLQNTTSQSLLPPSVSKAEQLTNRLKAQASMISAVACATVPKITVVIGGCHGGESFAMCGRSYEPNFLFLWPNARIGLLDATRLSWSDQKDEGWTDEKEFSAQLNRLKEESSAFYSSARIWDDGVILPEDTRPVLGKCLKIISQWKREGTAVQSSPLLRM, from the exons ATGAAATCACTCCCTGTTGTGTCGAATCTGCCGACGA ATACACAGAATTACTGGAAAAGGTTAAAATGGGAGGAGGTGAGAATGCGATTCTACGACACACAGAGGAACAGAAAGCTGCTGGTGCGGGAAAGACTGAAGAGGCTTCTGGATGATGAGACCTTCTTAGAACTGTCTCCATTTGCAGGACTTGGTCTGCCGTATGGTGACGTCCCAGCAGCCGGGTGCCTTTCTG GTATTGGGAAGATTTGTGGAATTTGGTGCATGTTTATAGCAAATGACGCCACCGTAAAAGGGGGAACCGCTTATCCCATATCGGTGAAGAAGCAGCTGCGAGCTCAGGAGATTGCCATACAGAACCGGCTGCCCACGGTGTACTTGGTGGATAGCGGAGGCGCCTTTCTTCCTCTTCAG GCTCAGCTGTTCCCCGACAAGGAGCACGGTGGGAAGACCTTCTATAATGAAGCTATAATGTCCGCTCTAAAGATCCCTCAG GTGGCTGTGGTGTGTGGCTCCTGCACAGCAGGGGGCGCTTACATCCCAACAATGACAGAAGAGGCAATTATTGTAGACCGGATTGGGACTATATTCTTAGCCGGACCCCCACTAGTTAAAGCTGCTACTGGAGAAGACGTCACTGCAGAAGACCTGGGGGGAGCGAAGATGCATTCCAG AGTCAGCGGTTGTGTTGATCATTTTGCGCCCACCGAGCCTGAAGCGTACAGCCGCGTCCGTATGATTATTTCCACCTTAAATTTTGACCCAGAACCGGAGGGCGCAGCACAGTTTGAGGATCCTCTATACAACACTGAAGAGTTAGTGGGACTGGCGCCCCGAGATTACAGGCACACTCTGGATGTTAAACTG GTTCTCAGCCGACTGGTAGATGGCAGCAGGTTCCTACAATTCAAAGCTGACTATGGAACTACACTAGTAACTGGATTTGCTTCCATTGAAGG TAACTTGGTAGGAATTGTGGCTAGTAATGGAGACCTGACCCATGATGCCTCTCTGAAAGGAAGCCATTTTGTACAGCTCTGCAACCAACGCAATATTCCTCTACTGTTTCTCCAGAACACAACTTCTCAGAGTCTCTTACCTCCAAGTGTGTCAAAG GCAGAACAGCTTACAAACAGATTAAAAGCTCAGGCCTCCATGATCTCTGCTGTTGCTTGTGCCACGGTGCCCAAAATTACGGTTGTGATTGGGGGTTGCCACGGTGGAGAGAGCTTTGCCATG tgcgGGAGATCATATGAGCCAAATTTTTTGTTCCTGTGGCCAAATGCAAGAATTGGTCTTCTGGATGCCACCAGGTTGTCATGGAGTGATCAGAAAGATGAAGGTTGGACGGACGAGAAAGAATTCAGCGCGCAGCTAAACAG ACTGAAGGAGGAAAGTTCAGCGTTTTATTCATCAGCTAGAATCTGGGATGATGGAGTGATCTTACCTGAGGACACCCGGCCG gttcTTGGAAAATGTTTGAAAATTATTAGCCAATGGAAGCGCGAAGGAACCGCTGTCCAAAGCTCCCCACTGCTGAGGATGTGA
- the LOC136621848 gene encoding methylcrotonoyl-CoA carboxylase beta chain, mitochondrial-like isoform X1, giving the protein MCCPSIDMYMKPTVGAVRGADTDTQNYWKRLKWEEVRMRFYDTQRNRKLLVRERLKRLLDDETFLELSPFAGLGLPYGDVPAAGCLSGIGKICGIWCMFIANDATVKGGTAYPISVKKQLRAQEIAIQNRLPTVYLVDSGGAFLPLQAQLFPDKEHGGKTFYNEAIMSALKIPQVAVVCGSCTAGGAYIPTMTEEAIIVDRIGTIFLAGPPLVKAATGEDVTAEDLGGAKMHSRVSGCVDHFAPTEPEAYSRVRMIISTLNFDPEPEGAAQFEDPLYNTEELVGLAPRDYRHTLDVKLVLSRLVDGSRFLQFKADYGTTLVTGFASIEGNLVGIVASNGDLTHDASLKGSHFVQLCNQRNIPLLFLQNTTSQSLLPPSVSKAEQLTNRLKAQASMISAVACATVPKITVVIGGCHGGESFAMCGRSYEPNFLFLWPNARIGLLDATRLSWSDQKDEGWTDEKEFSAQLNRLKEESSAFYSSARIWDDGVILPEDTRPVLGKCLKIISQWKREGTAVQSSPLLRM; this is encoded by the exons ATGTGCTGCCCCTCCATAGACATGTATATGAAGCCAACAGTAGGAGCAGTGAGGGGTGCAGACACAG ATACACAGAATTACTGGAAAAGGTTAAAATGGGAGGAGGTGAGAATGCGATTCTACGACACACAGAGGAACAGAAAGCTGCTGGTGCGGGAAAGACTGAAGAGGCTTCTGGATGATGAGACCTTCTTAGAACTGTCTCCATTTGCAGGACTTGGTCTGCCGTATGGTGACGTCCCAGCAGCCGGGTGCCTTTCTG GTATTGGGAAGATTTGTGGAATTTGGTGCATGTTTATAGCAAATGACGCCACCGTAAAAGGGGGAACCGCTTATCCCATATCGGTGAAGAAGCAGCTGCGAGCTCAGGAGATTGCCATACAGAACCGGCTGCCCACGGTGTACTTGGTGGATAGCGGAGGCGCCTTTCTTCCTCTTCAG GCTCAGCTGTTCCCCGACAAGGAGCACGGTGGGAAGACCTTCTATAATGAAGCTATAATGTCCGCTCTAAAGATCCCTCAG GTGGCTGTGGTGTGTGGCTCCTGCACAGCAGGGGGCGCTTACATCCCAACAATGACAGAAGAGGCAATTATTGTAGACCGGATTGGGACTATATTCTTAGCCGGACCCCCACTAGTTAAAGCTGCTACTGGAGAAGACGTCACTGCAGAAGACCTGGGGGGAGCGAAGATGCATTCCAG AGTCAGCGGTTGTGTTGATCATTTTGCGCCCACCGAGCCTGAAGCGTACAGCCGCGTCCGTATGATTATTTCCACCTTAAATTTTGACCCAGAACCGGAGGGCGCAGCACAGTTTGAGGATCCTCTATACAACACTGAAGAGTTAGTGGGACTGGCGCCCCGAGATTACAGGCACACTCTGGATGTTAAACTG GTTCTCAGCCGACTGGTAGATGGCAGCAGGTTCCTACAATTCAAAGCTGACTATGGAACTACACTAGTAACTGGATTTGCTTCCATTGAAGG TAACTTGGTAGGAATTGTGGCTAGTAATGGAGACCTGACCCATGATGCCTCTCTGAAAGGAAGCCATTTTGTACAGCTCTGCAACCAACGCAATATTCCTCTACTGTTTCTCCAGAACACAACTTCTCAGAGTCTCTTACCTCCAAGTGTGTCAAAG GCAGAACAGCTTACAAACAGATTAAAAGCTCAGGCCTCCATGATCTCTGCTGTTGCTTGTGCCACGGTGCCCAAAATTACGGTTGTGATTGGGGGTTGCCACGGTGGAGAGAGCTTTGCCATG tgcgGGAGATCATATGAGCCAAATTTTTTGTTCCTGTGGCCAAATGCAAGAATTGGTCTTCTGGATGCCACCAGGTTGTCATGGAGTGATCAGAAAGATGAAGGTTGGACGGACGAGAAAGAATTCAGCGCGCAGCTAAACAG ACTGAAGGAGGAAAGTTCAGCGTTTTATTCATCAGCTAGAATCTGGGATGATGGAGTGATCTTACCTGAGGACACCCGGCCG gttcTTGGAAAATGTTTGAAAATTATTAGCCAATGGAAGCGCGAAGGAACCGCTGTCCAAAGCTCCCCACTGCTGAGGATGTGA